The Edaphobacter sp. 12200R-103 genome contains a region encoding:
- a CDS encoding phosphoketolase, translated as MSATRTKRQETGALSDEELRKMDAYWRACNYLCAGMLYLQDNPLLREPLKAEHIKNRLLGHWGSDPGQSFTWVHLNRLIKKYDLNVIYISGPGHGAPAVLSNCYLEGVYSEIYPDKSEDIAGLQKFFKQFSFPGGIGSHCTPETPGSIHEGGELGYSLSHGFGAAFDNPELIVTVVVGDGEAETGPLATSWHANKFLDPVRDGAVLPVLHLNGYKIANPTILARISHEELDALFRGYGWTPYFVEGDDPAAMHHLMAEVMERCVLEIRDIQQKARDKASQSPERPRWPMIVLRSPKGWTGPKEVDGHKVEDFWRAHQIPILDPKTNPKHLKQLEGWMKSYKPDDLFDKKGRLIEELRELAPKGTRRISANPHANGGLVRKPLELPDFRKYAIDVKKPGQIEVSPTYTLGSFLRDVMRQNMTSFRVFGPDETASNRLQVIYEATPKTWMAKILPEDADGTDIAPDGRVMEMLSEHTLEGWFEGYVLTGRHGFLSSYEAFVHIIDSMFNQHAKWLEKSKLELRWRAPISSLNLLITSLVWRQDHNGFTHQDPGFVDVVSNKSPHVTRIYLPPDANCLLSVADHCLRSTNYVNVIVADKAPHLQYLSMDEAVRHCTKGIGIWDWASTDAGSEPDVVIACAGDIPTAEALAATAILREHCTDLKIRFVNVVDLFRLMPETEHPHGLSEREFDSLFTLDKPVIFNFHAYASLIHKFTYRRRNHDNIHVRGYKEKGSINTPLELAILNQIDRFDLAIDVIDRVPRLQSSAAHLKEWLKDEIIDSINYAHQNGIDRKEITGWKWPL; from the coding sequence ATGTCAGCAACCAGGACGAAGCGGCAGGAGACAGGAGCGCTCAGCGACGAAGAACTGCGTAAGATGGATGCCTACTGGCGTGCATGCAACTATCTATGTGCCGGCATGCTTTACCTGCAAGATAATCCTCTGCTGCGCGAGCCTCTCAAGGCCGAGCATATAAAAAACCGCCTGCTGGGCCATTGGGGCTCCGATCCCGGCCAAAGCTTTACCTGGGTCCATCTCAACCGGCTGATCAAAAAGTACGACCTCAACGTGATCTATATCTCCGGGCCCGGCCACGGCGCTCCGGCAGTTCTATCGAACTGCTACCTCGAGGGAGTCTATTCCGAGATCTACCCGGACAAGAGCGAAGACATCGCCGGGTTGCAGAAGTTCTTCAAACAGTTCTCCTTCCCCGGCGGCATCGGCAGCCACTGCACGCCAGAGACGCCCGGCTCCATCCACGAAGGCGGCGAGCTTGGCTATAGCCTCTCGCACGGCTTCGGCGCGGCCTTTGACAATCCTGAACTGATCGTTACGGTAGTGGTTGGAGATGGCGAGGCCGAGACCGGCCCGCTGGCTACCAGTTGGCACGCCAACAAGTTTCTCGATCCCGTGCGCGACGGCGCTGTTCTGCCGGTCCTCCACCTTAACGGCTACAAGATCGCGAACCCGACCATCCTTGCGCGCATCTCGCACGAAGAACTCGACGCACTCTTCCGCGGCTACGGCTGGACCCCCTACTTCGTCGAAGGCGACGACCCCGCTGCGATGCACCATCTGATGGCCGAGGTCATGGAGCGATGCGTCCTCGAGATCCGCGATATCCAGCAGAAGGCCCGCGACAAGGCATCACAATCGCCGGAGCGTCCCCGCTGGCCCATGATCGTCCTTCGCTCTCCCAAAGGCTGGACCGGCCCCAAGGAGGTTGACGGTCACAAGGTGGAAGACTTCTGGCGCGCTCACCAGATCCCGATTCTCGATCCCAAGACAAACCCCAAGCACCTCAAGCAGCTCGAAGGCTGGATGAAGAGCTACAAGCCCGATGATCTCTTCGACAAAAAAGGCCGTCTCATCGAGGAGCTTCGCGAGCTCGCGCCAAAGGGCACGCGCCGCATCAGCGCCAATCCTCACGCCAATGGAGGCCTGGTGCGCAAACCACTCGAGCTGCCGGACTTTCGCAAGTATGCGATCGACGTTAAGAAGCCGGGACAGATCGAGGTCTCTCCCACCTATACGCTCGGTTCATTCCTCCGCGATGTTATGCGGCAGAACATGACCAGCTTCCGCGTCTTCGGTCCTGATGAAACTGCCTCCAACCGTCTGCAGGTTATCTATGAAGCCACCCCGAAGACGTGGATGGCAAAGATTCTCCCGGAGGACGCTGATGGCACCGACATCGCTCCCGATGGCCGCGTCATGGAGATGCTCTCCGAGCACACCCTCGAGGGCTGGTTCGAAGGGTATGTCCTCACCGGGCGTCACGGCTTCCTCTCCAGCTACGAGGCCTTCGTCCATATCATCGACTCCATGTTCAACCAGCATGCCAAGTGGCTGGAGAAGAGCAAGCTTGAGCTTCGCTGGCGTGCCCCCATCTCGTCGCTCAACCTTCTGATCACCTCGCTGGTCTGGCGGCAGGACCACAACGGCTTCACCCATCAGGATCCCGGATTCGTCGATGTCGTCTCGAATAAAAGTCCGCACGTAACGCGGATCTATCTTCCGCCCGACGCCAACTGTCTGCTCTCAGTCGCCGATCACTGCCTGCGCAGCACCAACTACGTCAACGTCATCGTCGCCGACAAGGCGCCCCACCTTCAGTACCTCAGCATGGACGAGGCCGTCAGGCACTGCACGAAGGGCATCGGCATCTGGGACTGGGCCTCCACCGATGCCGGCTCCGAGCCCGATGTCGTCATCGCCTGCGCTGGCGATATTCCCACCGCGGAAGCCCTCGCCGCCACCGCCATTCTGCGCGAGCACTGCACCGACCTGAAGATTCGCTTCGTCAACGTCGTCGATCTCTTCCGCCTGATGCCCGAAACCGAACATCCTCACGGCCTGTCAGAGCGCGAGTTCGATTCACTCTTCACGCTCGATAAGCCGGTCATCTTCAACTTTCATGCCTACGCCTCGCTCATCCATAAGTTCACCTACCGGCGCAGGAATCATGACAATATCCATGTTCGCGGCTACAAGGAAAAAGGAAGCATCAATACTCCTCTGGAGTTGGCCATTCTCAATCAGATCGACCGTTTTGATCTGGCCATCGATGTCATTGATCGCGTACCGCGGCTGCAATCTTCCGCGGCCCACCTCAAAGAATGGCTCAAGGACGAGATCATCGACAGCATCAACTACGCGCACCAAAACGGAATCGACCGCAAGGAGATTACGGGCTGGAAGTGGCCGCTCTAA
- a CDS encoding O-methyltransferase gives MGLFKKKIKQEHKVMMQAEKAAGALLPEYHRPTPECPHPERWRMYDSMTAEAEVLEFLYTLVTTIKPELVVETGSFLGVSTLWIAKALRANGFGRIISCEFDPVVFAKAKEKIAASDLAEWIELRNESSLEMKVEGTIDLFFSDSDLPIREAEVKRFLPQIRPTGVILMHDASSHLKLVRQAAVRMESEGLLSCILLPTPRGLVLAQRREGRF, from the coding sequence ATGGGGCTTTTCAAAAAGAAGATCAAGCAGGAGCACAAAGTCATGATGCAGGCCGAAAAGGCCGCAGGCGCTCTCCTGCCCGAGTATCACAGGCCTACGCCAGAGTGCCCGCACCCGGAGCGCTGGCGCATGTACGATTCCATGACCGCCGAAGCCGAGGTGCTCGAGTTTCTCTATACCCTGGTCACCACTATCAAACCCGAGCTGGTCGTGGAGACCGGCTCCTTCCTGGGAGTCTCTACTCTCTGGATCGCAAAGGCCCTGAGAGCCAACGGTTTTGGCAGAATCATCTCCTGCGAGTTCGATCCCGTAGTCTTCGCCAAAGCGAAAGAGAAGATTGCGGCGTCCGACCTTGCGGAATGGATCGAGCTGCGCAACGAATCCTCGCTCGAGATGAAGGTCGAAGGCACGATCGACCTCTTCTTCTCAGACTCGGACCTTCCCATCCGCGAAGCCGAGGTCAAGCGTTTTCTCCCTCAGATCCGTCCGACGGGCGTTATCCTGATGCACGACGCCAGCTCTCATCTCAAGCTCGTCCGCCAAGCTGCGGTGAGAATGGAATCCGAAGGGCTACTTTCCTGCATCTTACTTCCTACGCCGCGAGGACTCGTCCTCGCGCAAAGAAGAGAGGGACGCTTTTAG
- a CDS encoding mechanosensitive ion channel domain-containing protein codes for MKALKSLSIVIPAALLIASLIGLFMTQSSMANLPFLRAKGFSRNNARGLVDQRPWQTIEALSPLAISAEEKRHAREAERLADHEVDQAFALALRQAALDSHALNGDAIKVQQRVTALQSVVKDDQDRVNTLTAALKTPSTKPDAPAQDDLDLAKAQLQLDTDNLNDAGEELARLTGDNRDEIQRELATRQAAMKKREEQAEAAGPSAMQTARGYRTLAGRISGWLDQRSRASLIATAKAQAESDAATLATQQAAVEAKLNAPADDAGQNAGARSRVARLAQLHSLSQIRSILEDRVQTHKQLAAVYQQWFDQVGRQHHIVFHLILQSIAAISFLLLCSALITLMAGKLLDRLRIDRRTLLTLRTIVTLVIQLITLLLVILIIFGVPSQMPTILGLVTAGLTVVFQDFILAFFGWFVLMGKNGIRVGDWVEINGVGGEVVEVGLFRTAVLETGNWTDNGHPTGRRINFINSFAIRGQYFNFSTSGQWLWDEIHVNLPSGPQGYKIIEAIHQAVRQDTEANSKLAVKEWQRATGNHDLSHFGAEPSVDMRPAASGFEVIIRYVTCAADRFNMRNRIYQTVIDLMHKNDEAALPGDGKEPA; via the coding sequence ATGAAGGCTTTAAAAAGTCTTTCGATCGTGATTCCAGCGGCGCTTCTGATCGCGTCTCTGATCGGCCTTTTCATGACGCAGAGCTCAATGGCAAACCTGCCATTTCTGCGGGCAAAGGGTTTCTCCAGAAACAATGCACGCGGCCTCGTAGACCAGCGTCCGTGGCAGACGATTGAAGCGCTCTCTCCACTTGCCATCTCTGCGGAGGAGAAGCGGCATGCCCGTGAGGCCGAGCGATTGGCAGATCATGAGGTCGATCAGGCCTTCGCCCTGGCGCTCCGTCAGGCAGCGCTCGACAGCCATGCCCTCAACGGGGATGCGATCAAGGTTCAGCAGAGAGTGACGGCGTTGCAGTCCGTCGTCAAGGATGACCAGGATCGGGTCAATACGCTCACCGCAGCCTTGAAGACGCCTTCGACGAAGCCAGATGCTCCTGCCCAGGACGATCTTGACCTCGCCAAGGCGCAGCTCCAGCTCGATACCGACAACCTGAACGATGCCGGCGAGGAGCTGGCCAGGCTTACGGGAGACAACCGCGACGAGATTCAGCGTGAGCTCGCAACCCGCCAGGCCGCCATGAAGAAGCGCGAGGAGCAGGCCGAGGCTGCGGGCCCCTCGGCCATGCAAACGGCAAGAGGCTATCGCACGCTCGCTGGCCGTATCTCCGGCTGGCTGGATCAGCGCAGCCGGGCCAGCCTGATTGCAACAGCGAAAGCACAGGCAGAGAGCGACGCAGCCACACTTGCCACCCAGCAGGCAGCCGTCGAGGCGAAGCTGAATGCTCCTGCCGACGACGCCGGACAGAACGCCGGCGCAAGATCGCGCGTAGCGCGCCTGGCACAGCTGCATTCACTTTCGCAGATTCGGTCCATCCTGGAGGATCGCGTCCAGACGCACAAGCAGCTGGCTGCTGTCTATCAGCAATGGTTCGATCAGGTAGGCCGCCAGCATCACATCGTCTTCCACCTTATTCTTCAGTCCATCGCGGCTATCTCATTTCTCCTGCTGTGCTCGGCCCTCATCACCCTTATGGCCGGCAAACTTCTCGACCGTCTGCGCATCGACCGCAGAACCCTGCTTACGCTTCGAACGATCGTAACGCTCGTCATTCAACTCATCACTCTTCTTTTGGTCATTCTCATCATCTTCGGGGTGCCCAGCCAGATGCCCACCATCCTGGGACTGGTCACGGCAGGACTAACTGTCGTTTTTCAGGACTTCATCCTGGCGTTCTTCGGCTGGTTTGTCCTCATGGGCAAGAATGGAATCCGTGTTGGCGACTGGGTGGAGATCAACGGCGTCGGGGGCGAGGTTGTTGAAGTCGGACTCTTCCGTACAGCAGTGCTCGAGACGGGAAACTGGACCGATAACGGCCATCCCACGGGCCGCCGGATCAACTTCATCAACAGCTTTGCCATTCGTGGCCAGTACTTCAACTTCTCCACCTCAGGTCAGTGGCTCTGGGACGAGATTCACGTCAACCTCCCCTCTGGCCCGCAAGGCTACAAAATTATCGAAGCGATCCACCAGGCGGTACGTCAGGATACAGAGGCCAACAGCAAGCTGGCCGTCAAGGAATGGCAGCGCGCCACTGGGAATCACGACCTGAGCCACTTTGGCGCAGAGCCATCCGTGGATATGCGTCCAGCCGCGTCAGGGTTCGAGGTCATCATAAGATATGTCACATGCGCCGCAGATCGGTTCAACATGCGCAACCGGATTTATCAAACTGTCATCGATCTCATGCATAAGAACGATGAAGCCGCCCTTCCAGGAGACGGAAAAGAACCAGCCTGA
- a CDS encoding glycosyltransferase 87 family protein has translation MQNFACLLRPKVAAISAIVLVVLALGVGVHMRGSLPRAWKMLHIPANTPLFADTRGITHAIDCVRHGQDPYTVSTFDPWHRLYNYPPVWLMARHLGVTSRSSDLIGLLFAIAAISAYIFLLNARTFLTQAIVFLAVASRCVLLSIERGNSDQIVFFLLVFGFFLAWLLKPPLRSRIVGALIAILTVLKVYPIAAATVFLHHRRGWRRILTTTLVAATALLLTSGSRLAQVIANTPRNPDISFGTFPFFYALSRHTVHALAPLVLDHRLASPIGAFLLGGIGILLGMRAGDRIDRFLPALDLTQPRGAIATACLSIFCLAFIAGASFDYRLIYLTGALAWLVEDLDHSGTKRSLAATLLILVLLWKPFWLSFTGELVDGMVFLMSMAWLGNALFCTQK, from the coding sequence ATGCAGAATTTTGCATGCCTTCTCCGGCCCAAGGTGGCTGCGATCTCTGCTATCGTTCTGGTCGTATTGGCTCTGGGTGTGGGGGTTCACATGCGCGGCAGCCTTCCCCGGGCGTGGAAGATGCTCCATATTCCCGCGAATACGCCCCTGTTCGCCGATACACGAGGCATTACCCACGCCATTGACTGTGTACGTCATGGTCAGGATCCCTACACCGTCAGCACCTTCGATCCCTGGCATCGGCTCTACAATTACCCCCCGGTCTGGCTGATGGCCCGACACCTCGGGGTGACCTCGCGCTCCTCCGATCTGATCGGACTTCTCTTCGCCATCGCAGCCATCAGCGCGTACATCTTTCTGCTGAATGCCCGGACATTTCTCACCCAGGCAATCGTATTCCTTGCCGTTGCCTCACGATGCGTTCTGCTCTCGATTGAACGCGGCAATAGCGACCAGATTGTCTTTTTCCTTCTTGTCTTCGGGTTCTTCCTGGCCTGGCTTCTGAAGCCGCCGCTCCGCTCTCGTATCGTCGGTGCGCTTATCGCCATTCTCACTGTCTTGAAGGTCTATCCCATCGCCGCCGCAACCGTATTTCTGCACCATCGGCGCGGATGGAGGCGCATACTGACTACCACCCTGGTAGCGGCGACGGCTCTGCTACTGACCAGTGGCAGCCGGCTCGCGCAGGTAATCGCCAATACGCCACGCAATCCGGATATCTCCTTTGGCACCTTTCCGTTCTTTTATGCTCTCAGCCGCCACACAGTGCATGCCCTTGCGCCTCTTGTGCTGGACCACCGGCTCGCATCACCCATCGGTGCGTTTTTGCTCGGCGGGATAGGCATCCTTCTCGGAATGCGAGCTGGCGACAGAATCGACCGCTTCCTGCCCGCGCTCGATCTCACCCAGCCCCGCGGAGCCATCGCTACTGCCTGCCTCTCTATCTTCTGCTTAGCCTTTATCGCAGGCGCCAGCTTCGACTATCGGCTCATCTACCTGACGGGAGCACTTGCGTGGCTGGTCGAAGACCTCGACCATTCCGGAACGAAACGCTCTCTCGCCGCCACTCTACTGATCCTCGTTCTCCTCTGGAAGCCCTTCTGGCTTTCTTTTACAGGCGAACTGGTAGATGGAATGGTGTTTTTGATGAGCATGGCCTGGCTGGGCAATGCCCTCTTTTGCACGCAAAAGTAA
- a CDS encoding BON domain-containing protein: MVRRAVPCLAAAILFTTLSAPTPSLAQQVQQGAHLSQEDGMRIVGEVRKALLGLSNYGVFDWITFGFRGTTLVLNGYASRPTLKDDAARAVKNIKGLSGVDNEIKVLPLSPNDDRIRAAVYNRIYTQASLRKYNANQGSLAQALGPGGRSFAMMSGGITNNPPIGYHAIHIIVNNGHVTLYGAVLNQSDSSIALMQANSAPGAFSVDNQLVVQGANPGQEPK, translated from the coding sequence ATGGTGCGACGTGCTGTACCCTGCCTTGCAGCTGCGATTCTCTTCACTACCCTTTCTGCTCCTACCCCTTCCCTTGCCCAGCAGGTGCAACAGGGCGCACACCTGTCGCAGGAAGATGGCATGCGCATTGTGGGCGAGGTTCGAAAGGCGCTTCTCGGTCTCTCCAACTATGGAGTCTTCGACTGGATCACCTTCGGCTTCCGCGGAACCACGCTTGTCCTCAATGGTTACGCCTCACGTCCTACCCTCAAGGACGACGCCGCCAGAGCTGTAAAAAACATCAAGGGACTCAGCGGTGTCGACAATGAGATCAAGGTGCTTCCTCTTTCCCCGAACGACGATCGCATTCGTGCAGCGGTTTATAACCGGATTTACACGCAGGCTTCTCTGCGCAAGTACAACGCCAACCAGGGATCACTGGCCCAGGCGCTGGGACCGGGCGGCCGCAGCTTTGCCATGATGTCCGGAGGAATCACAAACAATCCTCCCATCGGCTACCACGCCATCCACATCATCGTGAACAACGGTCACGTAACCCTGTACGGCGCGGTGCTGAACCAGAGCGACTCCTCGATCGCGCTGATGCAGGCCAACTCCGCGCCCGGTGCCTTCAGCGTCGACAACCAACTCGTGGTGCAGGGCGCCAACCCCGGCCAGGAACCGAAGTAA
- a CDS encoding acyl carrier protein produces MDDIAQRCISIIAKAKNIPADTITLDTTFEELNIDSLDKINISFEVEEAFEIAIPDDALGSLKTVGDVVRGVEQLVAAKAS; encoded by the coding sequence ATGGACGATATTGCACAACGCTGTATCTCAATTATTGCCAAGGCGAAGAACATTCCTGCCGACACCATCACCCTCGACACCACCTTCGAGGAGCTGAACATCGACTCTCTCGACAAGATCAACATCTCGTTCGAGGTGGAAGAAGCGTTCGAGATCGCGATTCCTGACGACGCCCTCGGCTCACTCAAGACCGTCGGCGATGTGGTGCGCGGCGTGGAGCAGCTGGTGGCAGCGAAGGCATCCTGA
- a CDS encoding acetate/propionate family kinase: MNLLILNSGSSSIKCSIFAAHDDSPRSLYEGEVSGIGSEHASFRFHRTGEVQPSSAVQAQDPTEAIGKVLEALTQPSMPHIGAVGYRVVHPGPKIHDHVRIDDAILHELDEAARFAPLHDPPATAIIRETRKRFPDAPHFACFDTIFHQTMPEVASVYAIPSIYREQGVHRYGAHGLSCESIVEQMRRTRSSLPHRMAIAHLGSGCSVTALLDGRSIDTTMGLTPTGGVVMGTRPGDLDPGLVLYLLRQMKGDRDQASNSLEQLLNHASGITALSGLPNDMRDTRKAAAEGNQNASLAIAAFTRSIRKTLGSFSWLMGGLDAIVFAGGIGEHDSQTRAEILAHLQPLEIHLDATLNVAAKASSEEPVQRLSTSDSKTEILLVPAREDWMIAIHLQRMLGL, from the coding sequence TTGAACCTGCTCATTCTCAACAGCGGCTCCTCGTCGATCAAATGCTCCATCTTCGCTGCCCACGATGACTCTCCCCGCTCGCTGTACGAGGGCGAAGTGTCGGGGATCGGCTCCGAACACGCGTCATTCCGCTTTCATCGCACCGGCGAAGTGCAGCCCTCCTCCGCAGTTCAGGCGCAGGATCCGACAGAGGCGATCGGCAAAGTTCTCGAGGCGCTTACCCAGCCCTCCATGCCTCACATCGGCGCTGTCGGCTATCGCGTTGTCCATCCCGGCCCGAAGATTCACGATCATGTGCGCATCGACGACGCCATCCTTCACGAATTGGACGAAGCCGCACGCTTTGCCCCGCTGCACGATCCTCCAGCGACAGCCATCATCCGCGAGACCCGGAAACGCTTCCCCGACGCGCCGCACTTTGCCTGCTTCGACACCATCTTTCATCAAACGATGCCAGAGGTAGCCTCGGTCTACGCAATCCCATCCATCTATCGTGAGCAGGGCGTGCATCGCTACGGCGCGCATGGCCTCAGCTGCGAGTCCATCGTCGAGCAGATGCGCCGCACGCGAAGTTCACTCCCGCACCGCATGGCGATTGCTCATCTCGGCAGCGGATGCAGCGTTACCGCCCTGCTGGACGGCAGGTCGATCGACACTACCATGGGACTCACCCCGACCGGAGGCGTCGTCATGGGGACCAGGCCCGGCGACCTCGACCCCGGGCTTGTGCTCTACCTTCTTCGCCAGATGAAGGGCGACCGTGACCAGGCCTCGAACTCTCTCGAGCAACTTCTAAATCATGCATCGGGCATCACGGCCCTCTCAGGTCTGCCAAACGATATGCGTGATACCCGCAAGGCCGCTGCCGAGGGCAATCAGAACGCCAGCCTCGCCATCGCGGCCTTTACTCGCAGCATTCGCAAGACGCTCGGCAGCTTCAGCTGGCTGATGGGCGGGCTGGACGCAATTGTCTTCGCCGGAGGCATTGGAGAGCATGACTCACAGACCCGCGCAGAGATACTCGCGCATTTGCAGCCGCTCGAAATTCATCTGGACGCAACATTAAACGTTGCCGCAAAAGCATCTTCCGAAGAACCGGTTCAGCGGCTTTCAACATCTGATTCAAAGACGGAGATTTTGCTCGTCCCTGCAAGAGAAGACTGGATGATCGCCATTCATCTTCAGCGCATGCTTGGTCTCTGA
- a CDS encoding DUF2934 domain-containing protein has translation MSVEDEKKKPRKAPAKNATTASSKVVAGEKKVKAASAKSSPAKKAAKVVPQEPVQQHSAGQEPGQVEHAQQTAAPVAGRREPTRVEITELAYAYFVERGRQHGFHEHDWYRAERELRMKLS, from the coding sequence ATGAGTGTCGAAGACGAGAAGAAGAAACCCCGCAAAGCTCCGGCGAAAAACGCAACAACGGCTTCCTCCAAGGTGGTCGCGGGAGAAAAGAAGGTGAAGGCGGCCTCCGCCAAGTCTTCACCGGCGAAGAAGGCTGCGAAGGTGGTTCCACAGGAGCCGGTTCAGCAGCATTCAGCCGGGCAAGAGCCCGGGCAGGTTGAGCACGCGCAGCAAACGGCTGCTCCGGTCGCAGGGCGCAGAGAGCCTACCCGTGTCGAGATTACAGAGCTTGCTTATGCTTACTTTGTAGAGCGTGGACGCCAGCATGGCTTTCACGAGCACGACTGGTACAGGGCAGAGCGAGAACTGCGAATGAAGCTGTCTTAG
- a CDS encoding beta-ketoacyl synthase gives MNRVVVTGLGCITPIGSSVPAFRESLFSGTSGIAPIVNVPDAPDGNPGVRYSRAAQVFDFDPSAHLDSGIITATNRNTQFAIVAARQAAEQSGFLAHHAPGDIAIIMGCACGGRSSEESEVKNLYTRNARAHPLTIVRTMSSAGASNISIDLKITGPTLDISTACASATHAIGLAFHMVRSGMAAAALAGGHEAPLSWGFYRAWDSMRVVSPTQCRPFATDRDGMTLGEGAAMLVLETLESAKARNATIFAEIVGFGMSADANHITQPQADGAASAMRKALTDAQASPDEVGYINAHGTGTQANDTTEAAAIHQVFGERAAHIPVSSTKALHGHSIGASGALEALATTLALQEGRLPQTAGVSAPDPSLNLDIITGKPRTTDPTLALSNSLAFGGLNAVIALRSWQEKT, from the coding sequence GTGAATCGTGTTGTTGTCACAGGACTAGGCTGCATTACACCGATCGGTTCCTCCGTCCCGGCATTCCGAGAGAGTCTCTTCTCCGGTACCAGCGGGATTGCCCCTATCGTCAACGTTCCGGACGCTCCCGACGGGAACCCCGGGGTTCGTTACAGCCGGGCCGCCCAGGTCTTCGATTTTGATCCTTCCGCCCACCTCGACTCTGGAATCATCACCGCGACCAACCGGAATACCCAGTTCGCCATCGTCGCCGCACGGCAGGCGGCAGAGCAGTCCGGGTTTCTCGCGCATCACGCTCCCGGAGATATCGCCATCATCATGGGATGCGCCTGCGGCGGCCGCTCCTCCGAGGAGAGCGAGGTCAAGAACCTCTACACCCGCAATGCCCGCGCACATCCGCTTACCATCGTGCGCACCATGTCCTCGGCAGGGGCAAGCAATATCTCCATCGACCTGAAGATCACAGGACCGACCCTGGACATCTCGACCGCCTGCGCGTCGGCCACTCACGCCATCGGCCTCGCCTTCCACATGGTTCGCTCAGGGATGGCGGCAGCAGCCCTCGCCGGAGGCCATGAGGCTCCGCTCAGTTGGGGCTTCTATCGAGCGTGGGACTCCATGCGCGTCGTCTCACCGACTCAGTGCCGTCCCTTTGCCACCGACCGTGACGGCATGACGCTGGGAGAAGGCGCCGCCATGCTGGTGCTCGAGACGCTTGAGTCCGCGAAGGCGCGGAACGCCACCATCTTTGCCGAGATTGTCGGATTCGGCATGTCGGCCGACGCCAACCACATCACCCAGCCGCAGGCCGATGGTGCTGCCAGCGCCATGCGGAAGGCGCTCACCGACGCCCAGGCCTCGCCCGATGAAGTCGGCTATATCAATGCACACGGCACAGGAACCCAGGCCAACGACACCACCGAGGCCGCCGCCATCCACCAGGTCTTCGGCGAACGTGCTGCACACATTCCTGTCAGTTCCACCAAGGCGTTGCATGGCCACTCCATCGGGGCCAGCGGCGCTCTTGAAGCACTGGCTACTACCCTGGCGCTCCAGGAAGGCCGTCTCCCTCAGACCGCGGGTGTCTCGGCCCCCGATCCCTCTCTCAACCTGGACATCATCACTGGCAAGCCCCGGACCACTGACCCCACCCTCGCTCTCTCCAACTCTCTCGCCTTCGGCGGGCTCAATGCCGTAATCGCTCTTCGTTCGTGGCAGGAAAAGACCTAA